A part of Kineosporia sp. NBRC 101731 genomic DNA contains:
- a CDS encoding beta-galactosidase produces the protein MLYGADYNPEQWPERVWDDDVRLMKRASVTTVSLGIFSWSRLQPAPGVWDFTWLDTVIGKLHAAGIGVNLATATASPPPWMSIEHPDTLATDENGATYWHGSRQHYSPASKTYRRLAAELVTRLAARYARHPGVVMWHVNNEYGCHLPVEYSPAAQEAFREWLLWRYRSIEALNEAWGTAFWSQRYGEWAQVMPPLKAPYSRNPAQLLDYQRFMSDMWLECYLAERDIIRAAGATQPISTNMMGAFKPANYADWAQHIDVITDDCYPDPQDPHRVRNTAFQRDLMRSLKRGTPWLLMEQATDAVNWRPTNPSKQPGQLAAETAQSVGRGADGIFYFQWRQSRAGSEKFHSAMLPHAGTRTRTWQEASTLGADLAALPDLPPPGDDASVALVFDWENWWAIENPDHPATLDYLSLIREWYGAFHRRGVQVDIVPPEKIDARYRLAVAPFLYLIRDETPLITFVENGGVLLTGPFSDVVDAQDRFCDGGFLTRLGPVLGVGVEDFRPLPPPVRQQVAERAGETVVEDDAGTGGGDRTSVSFASGEAGFGATYFAEALWADDAQVVATFTDGPSAGRPALTRREHGQAGGQGWYVATMPDPTGLDAIATRLLEEVGIPSAPLPEGVETARRGDVLTVINHGSLPVSVTFDGTDLRTGEVFGTRELAPQGFAFIRR, from the coding sequence ATGCTCTACGGCGCCGACTACAATCCCGAACAATGGCCGGAACGCGTCTGGGACGATGACGTGCGCCTGATGAAGCGGGCCAGTGTGACCACCGTGAGCCTGGGCATCTTCTCCTGGTCACGACTGCAGCCGGCTCCGGGCGTCTGGGACTTCACCTGGCTCGACACCGTCATCGGCAAGCTGCACGCGGCCGGTATCGGGGTGAACCTGGCCACGGCCACCGCCTCGCCACCGCCCTGGATGAGCATCGAGCACCCGGACACGCTCGCCACCGACGAGAACGGCGCCACCTACTGGCACGGGTCCCGGCAGCACTACTCACCCGCGTCGAAGACCTACCGGCGTCTGGCCGCCGAACTGGTGACGCGTCTGGCAGCGCGGTACGCGCGGCATCCGGGGGTGGTGATGTGGCACGTCAACAACGAGTACGGATGCCACCTGCCGGTCGAGTACTCACCCGCCGCCCAGGAGGCCTTCCGGGAATGGCTGCTGTGGCGCTACCGCAGCATCGAGGCACTGAACGAGGCCTGGGGCACGGCGTTCTGGTCGCAGCGGTACGGCGAGTGGGCCCAGGTGATGCCCCCGCTCAAGGCTCCCTACAGTCGTAACCCCGCGCAGTTGCTCGACTATCAGCGCTTCATGTCCGACATGTGGCTGGAGTGCTACCTCGCCGAGCGCGACATCATCCGCGCCGCCGGTGCCACCCAGCCGATCTCGACGAACATGATGGGTGCTTTCAAGCCCGCCAACTACGCCGACTGGGCCCAGCACATCGACGTCATCACCGACGACTGCTACCCCGACCCGCAAGACCCGCACCGGGTGCGCAACACGGCCTTCCAGCGTGACCTGATGCGCTCGCTGAAGCGCGGCACGCCGTGGCTCCTGATGGAACAGGCCACCGACGCGGTCAACTGGCGCCCCACGAACCCGTCCAAGCAGCCCGGTCAGCTGGCGGCCGAGACCGCGCAGTCCGTCGGGCGCGGCGCGGACGGCATCTTCTACTTCCAGTGGAGGCAGTCGCGCGCGGGCAGTGAGAAGTTCCACTCGGCCATGCTTCCGCACGCCGGTACCCGCACCCGCACGTGGCAGGAGGCATCCACCCTGGGAGCCGACCTCGCCGCCCTGCCTGACCTGCCCCCTCCCGGTGACGATGCGTCCGTTGCTCTGGTGTTCGACTGGGAGAACTGGTGGGCCATCGAGAACCCCGACCACCCAGCCACTCTCGACTACCTGTCGCTGATCCGTGAGTGGTACGGCGCCTTCCACCGGCGGGGCGTCCAGGTCGACATCGTGCCGCCCGAGAAAATCGACGCCCGGTACCGTCTCGCGGTCGCGCCGTTCCTCTACCTGATCCGCGACGAGACCCCGCTGATCACCTTCGTGGAGAACGGCGGGGTGCTCCTGACCGGACCGTTCAGTGATGTCGTGGATGCGCAGGACCGTTTCTGCGACGGCGGTTTCCTGACCCGGCTGGGTCCGGTGCTGGGTGTCGGCGTCGAGGACTTCCGCCCCCTGCCGCCCCCGGTGCGGCAGCAGGTCGCCGAGAGGGCGGGGGAGACCGTCGTGGAGGACGACGCGGGCACCGGTGGTGGCGACCGTACGTCGGTCTCCTTCGCCTCCGGGGAGGCGGGTTTCGGCGCCACCTATTTCGCCGAGGCGCTGTGGGCCGATGACGCGCAGGTCGTGGCCACCTTCACCGATGGCCCCTCCGCGGGCCGCCCGGCCCTGACCCGGCGCGAGCACGGTCAGGCGGGCGGCCAGGGCTGGTACGTCGCGACCATGCCGGACCCGACCGGTCTGGACGCGATCGCCACCCGCCTGCTGGAAGAGGTCGGGATCCCGTCGGCCCCACTGCCCGAGGGAGTCGAGACAGCCCGACGCGGTGACGTCCTCACGGTGATCAACCACGGGAGTCTTCCGGTCTCGGTGACGTTCGACGGCACCGACCTGCGCACCGGGGAGGTCTTCGGGACCCGGGAACTGGCCCCGCAGGGGTTCGCGTTCATCCGCCGCTGA